The following coding sequences lie in one Synechococcus sp. PCC 7336 genomic window:
- a CDS encoding MotA/TolQ/ExbB proton channel family protein has product MGAIIDTFKAGGFVMYPLVLFSVIAIALMLERWAFWWKISNRQPRLVREVMNLYRRNQRAALFKLEQNADLPVARIFLAGLEIDDATPDEFRLALETAVAAEIPLLKRFTTMFDTIITLAPFLGLLGTVLGLIRLLSSIDLGDIGGTNTVGVGNGIAEALTSTATGLLVAILTLMISNVFRSLYLRQLSQIQEFGGQLELLQRRRYERGFEDEPALDNVPPRPQPLPIPGQQQSYPNP; this is encoded by the coding sequence ATGGGAGCCATAATCGACACCTTTAAAGCTGGCGGCTTTGTCATGTATCCGCTGGTTCTGTTTTCCGTCATTGCAATCGCGCTCATGTTAGAGCGCTGGGCGTTTTGGTGGAAGATTAGCAACCGCCAGCCACGCCTCGTGCGAGAAGTGATGAATCTCTACCGGCGCAACCAGCGAGCAGCCCTCTTCAAGCTGGAGCAAAACGCCGATTTACCCGTTGCCCGCATTTTTTTGGCCGGGTTGGAAATCGACGACGCCACCCCAGACGAGTTTCGGTTAGCACTAGAAACAGCAGTGGCAGCCGAAATTCCCCTGCTGAAGCGATTTACCACCATGTTTGACACCATCATTACCCTGGCTCCGTTTCTGGGGCTGCTGGGTACCGTCTTGGGTCTGATTCGGTTGCTCTCCTCCATTGACTTGGGCGATATTGGCGGCACCAACACTGTTGGGGTTGGGAACGGTATCGCAGAAGCCCTGACCTCCACCGCTACGGGCCTGCTAGTGGCGATTCTGACCCTGATGATCTCCAATGTCTTTCGTTCTCTATACCTGCGCCAACTGTCCCAAATTCAAGAATTTGGCGGCCAGTTAGAACTGCTGCAGCGCCGCCGCTACGAGCGCGGTTTCGAAGACGAGCCCGCGCTCGATAATGTCCCTCCAAGGCCCCAGCCCCTGCCTATACCAGGGCAACAACAGTCTTACCCCAACCCCTAA
- a CDS encoding NAD(P)H-binding protein, producing the protein MKAFVAGATGETGRRIVRALVERQIPVRTLVRDRVKGEEILPEGVEIVVGDVGDRRGLEDKIGDCTVLLCATGAKPSLNPLGPFEVDYVGTKNLVDAAKLKGIEQFVLVSSLCVSRLFHPLNLFWLVLYWKRQAEAYLQKSGANYTIVRPGGLKLEDSADNIVLEKADTLFEGSLSRTKVAKVCVDALFEAKARNQILEIVARPDAPEQSLGELLEAIA; encoded by the coding sequence ATGAAAGCATTTGTAGCAGGGGCAACTGGAGAAACCGGACGGCGAATTGTGCGGGCACTGGTCGAGCGCCAAATCCCCGTGCGGACGTTGGTACGCGATCGCGTCAAGGGGGAGGAAATTCTGCCGGAGGGGGTGGAGATTGTGGTGGGGGATGTGGGCGATCGCCGGGGGCTGGAAGACAAGATCGGGGATTGCACGGTGTTGCTGTGTGCCACTGGAGCGAAGCCCAGTCTCAATCCGTTGGGGCCGTTCGAGGTGGATTATGTGGGCACTAAAAATTTAGTCGATGCTGCCAAGCTGAAGGGGATCGAGCAATTTGTGCTGGTTTCTTCCCTCTGCGTTTCCCGCTTGTTCCATCCCCTCAATCTGTTTTGGCTCGTGCTCTACTGGAAGCGGCAGGCGGAGGCATATTTACAAAAGAGCGGTGCGAACTACACTATCGTCCGTCCTGGCGGCCTCAAGCTAGAGGATAGCGCCGATAATATTGTTCTAGAGAAGGCTGACACGCTGTTTGAAGGCAGTCTGTCCCGCACCAAAGTGGCGAAGGTTTGCGTGGATGCGCTGTTTGAAGCGAAGGCCCGCAACCAAATTCTCGAAATTGTGGCTCGACCGGATGCGCCAGAGCAGTCGCTAGGGGAGTTGTTAGAGGCGATCGCCTGA